The Lepeophtheirus salmonis chromosome 1, UVic_Lsal_1.4, whole genome shotgun sequence genome has a segment encoding these proteins:
- the LOC121119575 gene encoding uncharacterized protein isoform X3 has product MAQTSSKLLPTTNTSFSLMKTTNPTQMIMYLIVYIKIKKTISSVDLGVEGSTSQHIITIRRIRADTKLGPTDGGYMSERPKEDGTKGNDAFMFHRPKEDGTKGNDAFMFHRLRKDGSSRSDAFMFDRLKKDGTKGSDAFMFDRLRKDGTRGTDAFMFDRLRKDGTSGSHAFMFDRLKKDGTKGSDAFMFDRLRKDGTSGSHAFMFDRLKKDGTKGNDAFMFNRLRKDGTKGSDTFMFDRLKKDGTGGADAFMFDRLKKSGTSGTDAFMFDPLRKDGTKRSDSFMFDRLKKSGTSGTDAFMFDPLRKDGTKRSDSFMFDRLKKSGTSGTDAFMFDRLRKDGTKGSDAFMFDRLKKDGTSGTDAFMFDRLRKDGTRGTDAFMFDRLRKDGTSGSHAFMFDRLKKEMLERLTRNGFMFNRMRKSGSRKGGELQDSSIVVAK; this is encoded by the exons ATG GCTCAAACATCATCCAAACTCCTACCGACTACGAATACCTCATTTTCGCTAATGAAGACCACAAATCCGACTCAAATGATAATGTATTTGATCGTctacataaagataaaaaaaactatctcttCAGTCGACTTAGGCGTGGAAGGTTCGACTTCCCAACACATCATTACAATAAGGAGGAT AAGAGCGGATACAAAGTTGGGACCCACTGATGGGGGATACATGTCTGAACGACCTAAAGAAGATGGCACCAAAGGAAATGATGCGTTCATGTTTCACCGACCTAAAGAAGATGGCACCAAAGGAAATGATGCGTTCATGTTTCACCGACTTAGAAAAGATGGTTCTAGTAGAAGTGATGCGTTTATGTTTGATCGACTAAAAAAAGATGGGACCAAAGGAAGTGATGCGTTCATGTTTGACCGTCTTCGAAAAGATGGTACACGTGGAACTGATGCGTTCATGTTTGACCGTCTTCGAAAAGATGGTACTAGTGGAAGTCACGCATTTATGTTTGATCGACTAAAAAAAGATGGGACCAAAGGAAGTGATGCGTTCATGTTTGACCGTCTTCGAAAAGATGGTACTAGTGGAAGTCACGCATTTATGTTTGATCGACTAAAAAAAGATGGGACCAAAGGAAATGATGCGTTCATGTTTAATCGACTTAGAAAAGATGGGACCAAAGGAAGTGATACGTTCATGTTTGATCGACTAAAAAAGGATGGTACTGGTGGAGCTGATGCGTTCATGTTTGATCGACTTAAAAAGAGTGGTACTAGTGGAACTGATGCGTTCATGTTTGATCCACTTAGAAAAGATGGAACCAAAAGAAGTGATTCGTTCATGTTTGACCGACTTAAAAAGAGTGGTACTAGTGGAACTGATGCGTTCATGTTTGATCCACTTAGAAAAGATGGAACCAAAAGAAGTGATTCGTTCATGTTTGACCGACTTAAAAAGAGTGGTACTAGTGGAACTGATGCGTTTATGTTTGATCGACTTAGAAAAGATGGAACCAAAGGAAGTGATGCGTTCATGTTTGACCGACTTAAAAAGGATGGTACTAGTGGAACTGATGCGTTCATGTTTGACCGTCTTCGAAAAGATGGTACACGTGGAACTGATGCGTTCATGTTTGACCGTCTTCGAAAAGATGGTACTAGTGGAAGTCACGCATTTATGTTTGATCGTCTGAAAAAGGAAATGCTAGAAAGATTGACTCGTAACGGTTTTATGTTCAATCGGATGAGAAAATCAGGGTCAAGAAAGGGGGGAGAATTGCAAGACAGTTCCATTGTAGTTGCAAAATGA
- the LOC121119575 gene encoding uncharacterized protein isoform X4 gives MKTTNPTQMIMYLIVYIKIKKTISSVDLGVEGSTSQHIITIRRIRADTKLGPTDGGYMSERPKEDGTKGNDAFMFHRPKEDGTKGNDAFMFHRLRKDGSSRSDAFMFDRLKKDGTKGSDAFMFDRLRKDGTRGTDAFMFDRLRKDGTSGSHAFMFDRLKKDGTKGSDAFMFDRLRKDGTSGSHAFMFDRLKKDGTKGNDAFMFNRLRKDGTKGSDTFMFDRLKKDGTGGADAFMFDRLKKSGTSGTDAFMFDPLRKDGTKRSDSFMFDRLKKSGTSGTDAFMFDPLRKDGTKRSDSFMFDRLKKSGTSGTDAFMFDRLRKDGTKGSDAFMFDRLKKDGTSGTDAFMFDRLRKDGTRGTDAFMFDRLRKDGTSGSHAFMFDRLKKEMLERLTRNGFMFNRMRKSGSRKGGELQDSSIVVAK, from the exons ATGAAGACCACAAATCCGACTCAAATGATAATGTATTTGATCGTctacataaagataaaaaaaactatctcttCAGTCGACTTAGGCGTGGAAGGTTCGACTTCCCAACACATCATTACAATAAGGAGGAT AAGAGCGGATACAAAGTTGGGACCCACTGATGGGGGATACATGTCTGAACGACCTAAAGAAGATGGCACCAAAGGAAATGATGCGTTCATGTTTCACCGACCTAAAGAAGATGGCACCAAAGGAAATGATGCGTTCATGTTTCACCGACTTAGAAAAGATGGTTCTAGTAGAAGTGATGCGTTTATGTTTGATCGACTAAAAAAAGATGGGACCAAAGGAAGTGATGCGTTCATGTTTGACCGTCTTCGAAAAGATGGTACACGTGGAACTGATGCGTTCATGTTTGACCGTCTTCGAAAAGATGGTACTAGTGGAAGTCACGCATTTATGTTTGATCGACTAAAAAAAGATGGGACCAAAGGAAGTGATGCGTTCATGTTTGACCGTCTTCGAAAAGATGGTACTAGTGGAAGTCACGCATTTATGTTTGATCGACTAAAAAAAGATGGGACCAAAGGAAATGATGCGTTCATGTTTAATCGACTTAGAAAAGATGGGACCAAAGGAAGTGATACGTTCATGTTTGATCGACTAAAAAAGGATGGTACTGGTGGAGCTGATGCGTTCATGTTTGATCGACTTAAAAAGAGTGGTACTAGTGGAACTGATGCGTTCATGTTTGATCCACTTAGAAAAGATGGAACCAAAAGAAGTGATTCGTTCATGTTTGACCGACTTAAAAAGAGTGGTACTAGTGGAACTGATGCGTTCATGTTTGATCCACTTAGAAAAGATGGAACCAAAAGAAGTGATTCGTTCATGTTTGACCGACTTAAAAAGAGTGGTACTAGTGGAACTGATGCGTTTATGTTTGATCGACTTAGAAAAGATGGAACCAAAGGAAGTGATGCGTTCATGTTTGACCGACTTAAAAAGGATGGTACTAGTGGAACTGATGCGTTCATGTTTGACCGTCTTCGAAAAGATGGTACACGTGGAACTGATGCGTTCATGTTTGACCGTCTTCGAAAAGATGGTACTAGTGGAAGTCACGCATTTATGTTTGATCGTCTGAAAAAGGAAATGCTAGAAAGATTGACTCGTAACGGTTTTATGTTCAATCGGATGAGAAAATCAGGGTCAAGAAAGGGGGGAGAATTGCAAGACAGTTCCATTGTAGTTGCAAAATGA
- the LOC121113500 gene encoding PF03932 family protein CutC → MEVCIDNIKSLENILPTPAIRVELCSSLLEGGLTPSHGFHSMARRLVQSNSRPDPLLIFPIIRPRGGDFLYTTSEVSIMKRDIMALSPADGFVIGCLTSNGGIDVESCNELIKVAREKDLALPITFHRAFDMCKNPFEAVRILEKLGVNRILTSGTYPNAYEGRFMIRDLVQEFPNMTFMAGGGINKDNLNDILETTRIKEFHASARSSYPSDMSFKNDKCYMGQSNRDEYSLLLTSQEKVMELTQIYEHYVRT, encoded by the exons ATGGAGGTTTGTATCGACAACATCAAATCCCTGGAAAATATCCTTCCAACCCCTGCCATCCGTGTCGAGCTCTGCTCCTCTCTTTTGGAAGGTGGACTGACCCCTTCCCATGGCTTTCATTCAATGGCTCGAAGACTTGTTCAATCCAATTCAAGACCTGATCCCTTACTTATCTTCCCCATTATACGACCACGAGGAGGAGATTTCCTCTATACGACAAGTGAGGTAAGTATCATGAAGAGGGATATTATGGCTCTTTCCCCAGCTGATGGATTCGTCATTGGTTGTCTCACTTCAAATGGAGGAATTGATGTAGAAAGTTGCAATGAGTTGATTAAAGTGGCTAGAGAAAAGGATCTAGCATTGCCAATTACTTTTCATCGTGCCTTTGATATGTGCAAGAATCCTTTTGAGGCTGTGCGCATCCTTGAGAAACTGG GAGTCAATCGAATACTCACCTCTGGAACTTACCCAAATGCCTATGAAGGACGTTTTATGATTAGAGATTTAGTGCAAGAGTTTCCAAACATGACGTTCATGGCTGGTGGGGGCATAAACAAGGATAACTTGAATGATATTCTGGAAACGACTCGTATCAAGGAATTTCATGCCTCAGCTAGGAGCTCTTATCCTTCAGATATGAGTTTTAAGAATGATAAATGTTATATGGGACAGAGCAACAGAGATGAATATTCTCTGTTGCTCACTTCCCAGGAAAAAGTGATGGAATTGACCCAGATATATGAGCACTATGTGCGTACATGA
- the LOC121119575 gene encoding uncharacterized protein isoform X2, translating to MSTLCIQLSFILHMYIIFTKEVYGSNIIQTPTDYEYLIFANEDHKSDSNDNVFDRLHKDKKNYLFSRLRRGRFDFPTHHYNKEDVSEIERVFGQFLQNRLRKYDSRFMFNRLRRADTKLGPTDGGYMSERPKEDGTKGNDAFMFHRLRKDGSSRSDAFMFDRLKKDGTKGSDAFMFDRLRKDGTRGTDAFMFDRLRKDGTSGSHAFMFDRLKKDGTKGSDAFMFDRLRKDGTSGSHAFMFDRLKKDGTKGNDAFMFNRLRKDGTKGSDTFMFDRLKKDGTGGADAFMFDRLKKSGTSGTDAFMFDPLRKDGTKRSDSFMFDRLKKSGTSGTDAFMFDPLRKDGTKRSDSFMFDRLKKSGTSGTDAFMFDRLRKDGTKGSDAFMFDRLKKDGTSGTDAFMFDRLRKDGTRGTDAFMFDRLRKDGTSGSHAFMFDRLKKEMLERLTRNGFMFNRMRKSGSRKGGELQDSSIVVAK from the exons ATGAGTACTCTATGTATTCAACTATCCTTTATCCTTCATATGTACATTATCTTCACAAAGGAAGTCTATG GCTCAAACATCATCCAAACTCCTACCGACTACGAATACCTCATTTTCGCTAATGAAGACCACAAATCCGACTCAAATGATAATGTATTTGATCGTctacataaagataaaaaaaactatctcttCAGTCGACTTAGGCGTGGAAGGTTCGACTTCCCAACACATCATTACAATAAGGAGGATGTAAGTGAAATAGAAAGGGTCTTTGGGCAGTTCTTGCAAAATCGTTTACGTAAATATGACTCTCGATTTATGTTCAATCGACTCAGAAGAGCGGATACAAAGTTGGGACCCACTGATGGGGGATACATGTCTGAACGACCTAAAGAAGATGGCACCAAAGGAAATGATGCGTTCATGTTTCACCGAC TTAGAAAAGATGGTTCTAGTAGAAGTGATGCGTTTATGTTTGATCGACTAAAAAAAGATGGGACCAAAGGAAGTGATGCGTTCATGTTTGACCGTCTTCGAAAAGATGGTACACGTGGAACTGATGCGTTCATGTTTGACCGTCTTCGAAAAGATGGTACTAGTGGAAGTCACGCATTTATGTTTGATCGACTAAAAAAAGATGGGACCAAAGGAAGTGATGCGTTCATGTTTGACCGTCTTCGAAAAGATGGTACTAGTGGAAGTCACGCATTTATGTTTGATCGACTAAAAAAAGATGGGACCAAAGGAAATGATGCGTTCATGTTTAATCGACTTAGAAAAGATGGGACCAAAGGAAGTGATACGTTCATGTTTGATCGACTAAAAAAGGATGGTACTGGTGGAGCTGATGCGTTCATGTTTGATCGACTTAAAAAGAGTGGTACTAGTGGAACTGATGCGTTCATGTTTGATCCACTTAGAAAAGATGGAACCAAAAGAAGTGATTCGTTCATGTTTGACCGACTTAAAAAGAGTGGTACTAGTGGAACTGATGCGTTCATGTTTGATCCACTTAGAAAAGATGGAACCAAAAGAAGTGATTCGTTCATGTTTGACCGACTTAAAAAGAGTGGTACTAGTGGAACTGATGCGTTTATGTTTGATCGACTTAGAAAAGATGGAACCAAAGGAAGTGATGCGTTCATGTTTGACCGACTTAAAAAGGATGGTACTAGTGGAACTGATGCGTTCATGTTTGACCGTCTTCGAAAAGATGGTACACGTGGAACTGATGCGTTCATGTTTGACCGTCTTCGAAAAGATGGTACTAGTGGAAGTCACGCATTTATGTTTGATCGTCTGAAAAAGGAAATGCTAGAAAGATTGACTCGTAACGGTTTTATGTTCAATCGGATGAGAAAATCAGGGTCAAGAAAGGGGGGAGAATTGCAAGACAGTTCCATTGTAGTTGCAAAATGA
- the LOC121119575 gene encoding uncharacterized protein isoform X1: MSTLCIQLSFILHMYIIFTKEVYGSNIIQTPTDYEYLIFANEDHKSDSNDNVFDRLHKDKKNYLFSRLRRGRFDFPTHHYNKEDVSEIERVFGQFLQNRLRKYDSRFMFNRLRRADTKLGPTDGGYMSERPKEDGTKGNDAFMFHRPKEDGTKGNDAFMFHRLRKDGSSRSDAFMFDRLKKDGTKGSDAFMFDRLRKDGTRGTDAFMFDRLRKDGTSGSHAFMFDRLKKDGTKGSDAFMFDRLRKDGTSGSHAFMFDRLKKDGTKGNDAFMFNRLRKDGTKGSDTFMFDRLKKDGTGGADAFMFDRLKKSGTSGTDAFMFDPLRKDGTKRSDSFMFDRLKKSGTSGTDAFMFDPLRKDGTKRSDSFMFDRLKKSGTSGTDAFMFDRLRKDGTKGSDAFMFDRLKKDGTSGTDAFMFDRLRKDGTRGTDAFMFDRLRKDGTSGSHAFMFDRLKKEMLERLTRNGFMFNRMRKSGSRKGGELQDSSIVVAK, from the exons ATGAGTACTCTATGTATTCAACTATCCTTTATCCTTCATATGTACATTATCTTCACAAAGGAAGTCTATG GCTCAAACATCATCCAAACTCCTACCGACTACGAATACCTCATTTTCGCTAATGAAGACCACAAATCCGACTCAAATGATAATGTATTTGATCGTctacataaagataaaaaaaactatctcttCAGTCGACTTAGGCGTGGAAGGTTCGACTTCCCAACACATCATTACAATAAGGAGGATGTAAGTGAAATAGAAAGGGTCTTTGGGCAGTTCTTGCAAAATCGTTTACGTAAATATGACTCTCGATTTATGTTCAATCGACTCAGAAGAGCGGATACAAAGTTGGGACCCACTGATGGGGGATACATGTCTGAACGACCTAAAGAAGATGGCACCAAAGGAAATGATGCGTTCATGTTTCACCGACCTAAAGAAGATGGCACCAAAGGAAATGATGCGTTCATGTTTCACCGACTTAGAAAAGATGGTTCTAGTAGAAGTGATGCGTTTATGTTTGATCGACTAAAAAAAGATGGGACCAAAGGAAGTGATGCGTTCATGTTTGACCGTCTTCGAAAAGATGGTACACGTGGAACTGATGCGTTCATGTTTGACCGTCTTCGAAAAGATGGTACTAGTGGAAGTCACGCATTTATGTTTGATCGACTAAAAAAAGATGGGACCAAAGGAAGTGATGCGTTCATGTTTGACCGTCTTCGAAAAGATGGTACTAGTGGAAGTCACGCATTTATGTTTGATCGACTAAAAAAAGATGGGACCAAAGGAAATGATGCGTTCATGTTTAATCGACTTAGAAAAGATGGGACCAAAGGAAGTGATACGTTCATGTTTGATCGACTAAAAAAGGATGGTACTGGTGGAGCTGATGCGTTCATGTTTGATCGACTTAAAAAGAGTGGTACTAGTGGAACTGATGCGTTCATGTTTGATCCACTTAGAAAAGATGGAACCAAAAGAAGTGATTCGTTCATGTTTGACCGACTTAAAAAGAGTGGTACTAGTGGAACTGATGCGTTCATGTTTGATCCACTTAGAAAAGATGGAACCAAAAGAAGTGATTCGTTCATGTTTGACCGACTTAAAAAGAGTGGTACTAGTGGAACTGATGCGTTTATGTTTGATCGACTTAGAAAAGATGGAACCAAAGGAAGTGATGCGTTCATGTTTGACCGACTTAAAAAGGATGGTACTAGTGGAACTGATGCGTTCATGTTTGACCGTCTTCGAAAAGATGGTACACGTGGAACTGATGCGTTCATGTTTGACCGTCTTCGAAAAGATGGTACTAGTGGAAGTCACGCATTTATGTTTGATCGTCTGAAAAAGGAAATGCTAGAAAGATTGACTCGTAACGGTTTTATGTTCAATCGGATGAGAAAATCAGGGTCAAGAAAGGGGGGAGAATTGCAAGACAGTTCCATTGTAGTTGCAAAATGA